A window from Mixophyes fleayi isolate aMixFle1 chromosome 12, aMixFle1.hap1, whole genome shotgun sequence encodes these proteins:
- the RD3L gene encoding protein RD3-like, with translation MGQRGTIGSISNILMAFFQDLYEEPCHIGTTEYTNIFNSQNKLLAAHAVKKMPFFGWMKWSRNESDKSTQYSSSEVVTKTLLRELQWHLGERERLLHEIENEQKVQKTGVDYNWLRNDYSLKPSIPVTEQKQLEVLCSQIQPCHTGTVLSRFREVLAENDVLPWEIVYIFKQVLKDFLSSIEREHQQVTLLDMWNANCPVNFTVPGDTNSHKEEIPTVSSYVDRNTQSLFPTFSHRIWNLPYYYPSS, from the exons ATGGGACAAAGAGGAACCATTGGATCGATTTCCAACATTTTAAtg gCATTCTTTCAAGACTTGTACGAAGAACCTTGTCATATCGGAACAACAGAATACACAAATATATTCAACAGtcaaaataaattattagcag CTCACGCAgtaaaaaaaatgccattcttTGGTTGGATGAAATGGTCAAGAAATGAATCGGACAAGTCCACGCAATACTCCAGCTCCGAAGTGGTTACCAAGACTTTGTTGAGGGAACTGCAGTGGCACCTGGGCGAACGTGAAAGGCTACTGCACGAGATTGAGAATGAGCAGAAGGTCCAGAAGACAGGAGTGGATTATAACTGGCTGAGGAATGACTACAGCTTGAAGCCTAGCATTCCCGTTACAGAACAGAAGCAGCTGGAGGTCCTGTGCTCCCAGATTCAGCCGTGTCACACCGGGACCGTTCTCAGCAG GTTCCGAGAGGTTTTGGCAGAAAATGATGTTCTACCTTGGGAAATTGTCTATATATTCAAGCAGGTCCTGAAGGATTTCCTGAGCTCCATAGAAAGGGAGCACCAACAGGTGACGCTGTTGGACATGTGGAATGCAAACTGTCCTGTCAACTTTACCGTGCCCGGCGACACAAACTCGCACAAGGAAGAAATCCCAACGGTCTCCAGTTACGTCGACAGGAACACTCAGAGTTTGTTTCCAACGTTCTCACACCGAATTTGGAATCTGCCATACTACTACCCATCAAGTTAG